The following proteins are encoded in a genomic region of Phycisphaera sp.:
- a CDS encoding sigma-54 dependent transcriptional regulator — protein sequence MATILLVEDDQDLRYSIKATLERAGHVALEAGSVPEGLEVFGQRHVDLVLTDLRLPGDDGLVLIKAVRGEGFAGGVLVMTSDDSVSMAVEAMKLGADEYLLKPISVAELTLVVERTLERGKRDAKLRLHERLASQRAGEDSEQPAGEHPAWREALAMARRLAGLPLPKNGSGPQALPTVLLTGETGTGKGVLARELHMAAPRDAGEPPFVHVNCAALPANLIESELFGHERGAFTDAKAAREGLFEMASGGTIFLDEIGELPLELQSKLLLVLEAGTLRRVGGTRERQISARVVAATNQNLPERVREKEFRGDLFYRLNTFTIEIPPLRERGKDSLLIAHAALQRFGKHFGRGDMDLSDAAEQAVLGHSWPGNVRELVNVMQRAAMLSKGTTVEPADLPISRQDAYSFGESGLEFDFEHGPCTVEAVERALVEQALRHTGGNVTAAARLIDMQRSSIRNRIDRYGLHEFVKELSA from the coding sequence ATGGCCACAATTCTTCTAGTCGAGGACGACCAAGACCTCCGGTACTCGATCAAGGCCACGCTGGAGCGGGCTGGGCATGTCGCGTTGGAGGCGGGCAGTGTCCCAGAGGGGCTCGAAGTCTTCGGCCAGCGGCATGTCGACCTCGTGCTGACCGATCTCAGGCTGCCCGGCGATGACGGGCTGGTGCTCATCAAGGCGGTGCGTGGCGAGGGCTTCGCCGGCGGCGTGCTGGTGATGACCTCCGACGACAGCGTGTCGATGGCCGTGGAGGCCATGAAGCTGGGAGCCGACGAGTATCTGCTCAAGCCCATTAGCGTGGCCGAACTGACGCTCGTGGTCGAGCGAACGCTCGAGCGGGGCAAGCGTGACGCGAAGCTACGGCTGCACGAGAGGCTTGCCAGCCAGCGTGCGGGCGAGGACAGCGAGCAGCCGGCTGGCGAGCACCCCGCGTGGCGAGAGGCGTTGGCCATGGCCCGGCGGCTGGCGGGCCTGCCCTTGCCCAAGAACGGGAGCGGGCCCCAGGCGCTGCCAACGGTGCTGCTGACCGGCGAGACCGGCACGGGAAAGGGCGTGCTCGCTCGGGAGCTGCACATGGCCGCGCCGCGCGACGCGGGGGAACCGCCCTTCGTCCATGTCAACTGCGCGGCCCTGCCCGCGAACCTGATCGAGTCGGAGCTCTTCGGCCACGAACGCGGTGCGTTCACCGATGCCAAGGCGGCGCGCGAGGGCCTGTTCGAGATGGCGTCGGGCGGCACCATCTTCCTTGACGAAATCGGCGAGTTGCCGCTGGAGCTCCAGAGCAAGCTGCTGCTGGTACTCGAAGCGGGCACGCTGCGTCGCGTGGGCGGTACGCGCGAACGTCAGATCTCGGCGCGTGTGGTGGCGGCGACCAATCAGAACCTGCCCGAGCGTGTACGCGAGAAGGAGTTCCGCGGCGATCTGTTCTATCGATTGAACACGTTTACCATCGAGATCCCGCCGTTACGCGAGCGTGGCAAGGATTCGCTCTTGATTGCGCACGCGGCCTTGCAGCGATTCGGAAAGCACTTCGGGCGCGGTGATATGGATCTGAGCGACGCTGCCGAACAGGCCGTGCTCGGCCATTCATGGCCCGGAAACGTCCGGGAGCTGGTCAATGTCATGCAGCGTGCGGCGATGCTGAGCAAGGGCACGACTGTCGAGCCCGCGGACCTGCCAATCTCACGTCAAGATGCCTACTCGTTCGGGGAGAGTGGCTTGGAGTTTGACTTCGAGCACGGGCCGTGCACTGTCGAGGCGGTCGAACGAGCCCTCGTTGAGCAGGCCCTGCGGCACACTGGCGGGAACGTCACCGCCGCGGCTCGCCTGATCGATATGCAACGCAGCAGCATCCGCAACCGCATCGACCGGTACGGTCTGCACGAGTTCGTGAAGGAGCTGAGCGCGTGA
- a CDS encoding FG-GAP-like repeat-containing protein produces the protein MQRTMNTKTLTLVLAAGAITSAANAQISFGPRTDLPTAQRPAGVAAGDFTGDGLMDLAVVVDNPDRVLIMAGDGAGGFAAGPVTFLGAGVGADAAEAHDIDGDGDQDLVVIFDNTSSAQILLNDGAGNFAPGGRAATGAEPVWIAKGRLNANPGADFVIVNRDSNSVTILLDFGVSTVSSTLAVGAEPRAAAIGDYNGDGNADLAVTNHDSRSIGIYTGNGAGGFVAGQVITTPGQRPEGIVSADFDGDGDADLAATVDDFMQVYRNDAGAFSFAGRVAVGSFDPSEMYVGNFAPGGAGPDVMTVNNDGGSVSVFENLGGLAFSAALVLPTGVQPEFAAIADFDGSGSSDIAVTNRDSNTTSVFINDAVVAPPCRADFDGDGSLTIFDFLAFQTAFAMGNPRADIDGDGSLTIFDFLAFQNLFVAGCP, from the coding sequence ATGCAACGCACGATGAACACGAAGACTCTGACCCTCGTCCTCGCCGCCGGCGCGATCACCAGCGCGGCCAACGCCCAGATCTCGTTTGGCCCGCGTACCGACCTGCCGACAGCGCAGCGCCCGGCCGGCGTCGCCGCCGGCGACTTCACCGGCGACGGCCTCATGGACTTGGCCGTCGTCGTCGATAACCCCGACCGTGTGCTGATCATGGCCGGCGACGGTGCTGGTGGCTTCGCGGCCGGTCCGGTCACCTTCCTCGGCGCGGGCGTCGGTGCCGATGCCGCCGAGGCCCACGACATCGACGGCGATGGCGATCAGGACCTGGTCGTCATCTTCGACAACACTTCGAGTGCCCAGATCCTGCTCAACGATGGGGCTGGCAACTTTGCCCCGGGTGGCCGCGCTGCCACCGGTGCCGAGCCGGTCTGGATCGCCAAGGGCCGGCTCAACGCCAACCCGGGCGCCGACTTTGTGATCGTCAACCGCGACAGCAATAGCGTGACCATCCTGCTGGACTTCGGCGTCTCGACCGTTAGCTCGACGCTGGCCGTCGGTGCCGAGCCGCGTGCCGCGGCGATCGGTGACTACAACGGCGACGGCAACGCCGACCTGGCCGTCACCAACCACGACAGCCGCTCGATTGGTATCTACACCGGCAACGGCGCGGGCGGCTTCGTGGCCGGTCAGGTCATCACGACCCCAGGCCAGCGTCCCGAGGGCATCGTGTCGGCCGACTTCGACGGCGACGGCGACGCCGATCTGGCCGCTACGGTTGACGATTTCATGCAGGTGTACCGCAACGACGCGGGCGCCTTCTCCTTTGCGGGTCGTGTGGCAGTCGGTTCGTTCGATCCCTCCGAGATGTACGTCGGCAACTTCGCGCCCGGTGGTGCCGGCCCCGACGTGATGACCGTCAACAACGACGGTGGCTCGGTTTCCGTGTTCGAGAACCTCGGCGGACTGGCCTTCAGCGCCGCCCTGGTGCTGCCTACGGGCGTGCAGCCCGAGTTTGCCGCGATCGCCGATTTCGATGGCAGCGGCTCAAGCGATATCGCCGTGACCAACCGCGACAGCAACACCACCAGCGTGTTCATCAACGACGCTGTGGTGGCACCGCCCTGCCGGGCCGACTTCGACGGCGATGGCAGCCTGACCATCTTCGACTTTTTGGCCTTCCAGACCGCGTTCGCGATGGGTAACCCCCGGGCCGATATCGACGGCGACGGCAGCCTGACCATCTTCGACTTCCTGGCATTCCAGAACCTGTTCGTGGCCGGCTGCCCGTAA
- a CDS encoding DUF418 domain-containing protein — MAKTPPTEPPPPIEPGPLGPTTRGKRIDSIDTLRGIAVMGIFMMNIPTFALSEAAFFNPPVAGGFEGLDYLTWLVSHVLFELKMMAIFSMLFGAGVALMAERLAESGRGAGVHYRRMGWLLLIGMAHAYLIWIGDILVGYALIGMLVYPLRRLPAIWLMIIACALLPVAMVLGGLQQALFEMLRASDDPQMMETWDDVGTMFYPTETSLEEERQGALGGFFHRVSAHAEDAMFMQTYVFAIFMLWRVGGLMLLGMALHKWGVFKAERSARFYLGMLLIGGVLGGGIVGTGVALNHRNGFDPVAYFGVMGWFNYVGSIGVALAWVALVMLLCKGGVLGWLRHALASVGRMALTNYLMQSLIAAFIFYGWGLGYFGSLSRSEYVPIVLGVWAFQLVMSPLWLSRFRFGPMEWLWRSLTYWKLESIRK; from the coding sequence ATGGCCAAGACCCCTCCCACCGAACCGCCTCCCCCGATCGAGCCCGGGCCGCTGGGGCCTACGACGCGGGGCAAGCGGATCGATTCGATCGACACGCTCCGCGGCATCGCGGTCATGGGCATCTTTATGATGAACATCCCGACATTCGCACTGAGCGAGGCGGCGTTCTTCAATCCGCCAGTCGCCGGCGGGTTCGAGGGGCTCGACTACCTGACCTGGCTGGTCAGCCATGTGCTGTTCGAACTGAAGATGATGGCGATCTTCTCCATGCTCTTCGGCGCGGGCGTGGCGCTCATGGCCGAGCGGTTGGCCGAGTCGGGCCGTGGGGCCGGTGTCCACTATCGGCGCATGGGCTGGCTGCTGCTCATCGGCATGGCCCACGCGTACCTCATCTGGATCGGCGATATCCTGGTCGGTTACGCGCTCATCGGCATGCTGGTGTATCCCTTGCGACGGCTACCGGCGATCTGGTTGATGATCATCGCGTGCGCCCTCCTGCCGGTGGCCATGGTACTCGGCGGGTTGCAGCAGGCACTCTTCGAGATGCTGCGTGCCAGCGACGATCCGCAGATGATGGAAACATGGGACGACGTGGGCACCATGTTCTACCCGACCGAGACCTCCCTCGAAGAAGAGCGCCAGGGGGCGCTCGGCGGCTTCTTCCATCGCGTGTCGGCCCACGCCGAAGACGCCATGTTCATGCAGACCTACGTGTTCGCGATCTTCATGCTCTGGCGCGTGGGCGGGCTCATGCTGCTGGGCATGGCCCTGCACAAGTGGGGCGTGTTCAAGGCGGAACGCTCGGCGCGGTTCTATCTGGGCATGCTTCTCATCGGCGGCGTGTTGGGTGGCGGGATCGTCGGTACGGGCGTGGCCCTCAACCACCGCAACGGCTTCGATCCTGTGGCCTATTTCGGCGTTATGGGCTGGTTCAACTATGTGGGCAGTATCGGCGTCGCGCTCGCGTGGGTCGCGCTGGTCATGCTCCTGTGCAAGGGCGGCGTGCTCGGCTGGCTCCGCCACGCGCTCGCGTCGGTCGGCCGGATGGCCCTGACCAATTACCTCATGCAATCGCTCATCGCCGCGTTCATCTTCTATGGCTGGGGCCTGGGTTACTTCGGCAGCCTGAGCCGGAGCGAATACGTGCCGATCGTTCTTGGTGTGTGGGCGTTCCAACTGGTCATGAGTCCGCTGTGGCTCTCGAGGTTCCGCTTCGGCCCGATGGAATGGCTGTGGCGGAGCCTGACGTACTGGAAGCTCGAGTCGATTCGCAAATAG
- a CDS encoding sulfotransferase, translating into MVVDDPESPSRGGKERPIDPRPVLLVGTHRSGTTWLSKILSEHPETAFAAEPRPIWVRGNAYKPDDRLTADDASPRIVARIHRAFNTMLREQGKPRLVEKTPSNCLRVPFLRAVYPQARLLLVIRDGRSVVHSTADLQQRKGKLRNAFNRARQMPPQEWPAETGRVLDMVRRRVLGKPMPIWGPRPPGWRQWVREDHPDVVRAKQWSATILTAYRDARAWIEQAEANGEDPGVLIFRYEDLVMDPGPTLERILSFAELRDDGLSERLAESVDHARFSNRQDANTSEQLERMKPYLEPALVELGYTW; encoded by the coding sequence ATGGTTGTTGACGATCCAGAATCGCCTTCGCGAGGCGGGAAAGAACGCCCGATCGACCCACGCCCGGTCTTACTCGTGGGCACGCACCGGAGCGGCACGACCTGGCTCAGCAAGATCCTCAGCGAGCATCCCGAGACCGCGTTCGCTGCCGAACCCCGACCCATCTGGGTGCGCGGGAATGCCTACAAGCCCGACGACCGTTTGACCGCCGACGATGCATCCCCCCGGATCGTGGCGCGAATCCATCGAGCGTTCAACACGATGTTGCGTGAACAAGGCAAGCCACGGCTTGTGGAGAAGACCCCCAGCAACTGCCTGCGCGTGCCATTCTTGCGCGCTGTATACCCACAAGCGAGGTTGCTCCTAGTGATCCGTGATGGCCGGAGCGTGGTGCATTCGACCGCTGATCTGCAGCAACGAAAAGGCAAGCTGCGCAACGCCTTCAATCGCGCGAGGCAGATGCCCCCGCAGGAATGGCCCGCCGAGACTGGCCGCGTGCTCGACATGGTGCGCCGCCGGGTCTTGGGCAAGCCCATGCCCATCTGGGGCCCTCGCCCGCCCGGTTGGCGTCAGTGGGTGCGTGAGGACCATCCAGACGTGGTACGCGCCAAGCAGTGGTCGGCGACGATCCTTACGGCCTATCGCGATGCCAGGGCATGGATCGAGCAGGCCGAGGCGAACGGCGAGGACCCCGGAGTATTGATCTTTCGTTATGAGGATCTTGTGATGGATCCGGGCCCGACGCTGGAACGCATCCTGTCGTTTGCGGAACTCCGCGACGACGGTCTTTCGGAGCGTTTGGCCGAGAGCGTCGATCACGCCCGCTTTTCCAATCGCCAGGACGCGAACACGTCCGAGCAACTCGAGCGGATGAAGCCCTACCTCGAACCCGCCTTGGTCGAACTGGGATACACCTGGTAG